The genomic interval TGGCAATATTGAGAGGAGGGCAGTCAACTGATAACTGAACAAGTTCCTACTTAAAGGGTTTGTCTGCCCCTTTGATACTTAATAGTTAAACTTTCAATTCCAAAATTATTGTAGGTACAGAACTTAAAGtgtaatttaaattgaattgtttCAAATAGCGGGTATAGCATAAAAAAGGATAGGCCCTACTTAGGCATATGTTACAACGAGCAAACGGAATGTAGGGAAATCTTCTCTTCATCGGGAAATCTTCTCTTCatcttgatgatgatgatgatgatgatgacgatgacgattACGACGACGATGACGATTACGATGACGATGATAATATGAGAATGATAAAATACTCATGATAATGATGGTAATAATATGGATGATACTTATAACGATGATAAAGTGAggataatactataataataaagaatatataatGAAGATAATAAGGATGGTCATGTATATGAATAGATATAGAAAAACACATATAGTAATTATCATTAAAAAGTATCGATGCTGTCCCTCCCGTAAGCAACACAATTGTATATGGAAAGTTATCGCTATATCGTTGCATTGGAATAATGGACAACGGCTTGTTAGttaaagttgaccaatcaccAGATGTTTGCATAGTCTCATTTGCATATCAACCTGCATTATAAAGCGTTTTGTACGTTGTTAAGATTTTTAGTTAAGATCTGGTGAGTGAATCGGCAAGACACGCCTTGTTGAACCGTTAATAACTAACTACGAGAGGAAGCTGGTGAGTTGCTATTGTTTGATTAGATGTTATTGTACTCTGCagactattagtattaataataacattagaCAATCATAAGTGATCTGGTATTTATTGTCTATCTCCTGGTTCTTTCTCTGCAGTCTCTCCTGAGTGAGAGTCAAAGTGAGAgtgtttaacaattattatactaGACTATTATTAGTAACAAGCCACTGTCTGGGTCCCAACTATACGTGGGTAAACACCATCCAGGGCAGTCAGCCAGACAAGAATATGTCAAAACAAGTCATCCAGGGGTGTTGTTCAGACATGTatgttacagtattatattaggTGTTTTCAATAACATGACACTATAGATATTTCAATTCAACTCGATAGTTTATAAAGTGGTTTATTTGATGCTTTATCTAGATAGAGCTAGGCTATTACGGTGAACCACCTTCATATTCTTGAATTTACCCTGAATCTTTGATTCTTGGAGAACTGTACTCATTTTTCCTTCGAACATTACAGCATTcttagtaacatttattttcctcaaaataaaacagtctacaaaatggtgtaaagaaAGGTAATATGATTGAAGAAGGCATGTTCAAAAAAGCAAAAAACTTGTGACAGACATGCCTAAACAAAGATTAGATTTAAACAACacggaaaaagaaaaaaataatataaaataaaataaaataaagaaataacaatataatataataaaaatgaatacttGGATGTGATATATCTTAAGTTTAAATGAAAAGCTTTTTTTAGATACAGCAACTTTGATATTTGAAGGTAGTTTATTCCATAGTTTAGGTTCACTAAATCTTATGTTATATTGaaatgatgtttttttatgAAGAGGGATATGCATATCCTGTAGTTCCGAGTTCTATAATTGTGAAAAGATGCGTTTGGTTggaataaatttgtaaattgaGGTGGGTTTAGGGAGTTAATCGATGAGTAGAGAAAAGTACACTGTTGATGATAGTTAAGGTCTTTCAACTTTAAAAGGTTTAGGGAGGAAAATAAGGGATCTGAGTGAGCTAGTGGTGGTGCACCTGATATTATTCGAACTACTTTCTTCTTTCTGTTTGATAAATAATCTGCTGTGATTGTTCATCATCAAGATTTACAGGTTTGCGAGTGTTTCGAAACAAAATAGAACAGCATTTCTTAACGTTAACGGAAAGTTTGTTTGCTCGGAAATATTCACACACTTTAGTCAGTTCCTGGTTGACAACCGCAAAAAGTGACTAAATATTTGGATTTGTATAAAGGAGGGTAGTATCGTCAGCATAGCGgcagaaagaaaataatttagaGGATGAACAAATGTCAtttatatataaagaaaataaaagtagGCCAAGCAGTGAACCTTGGGGGACTCCACATGATATTGGTATAAAATGAGAGGTAACATTGCTATATTTAGTACATTGAAATCTATTTGACTGGTAACTTTTAAATAGATCATGTGCAGGTCCACGGATTTCATAAATGAAAAGTTTAGATAAGAGAATGTTATGATTGATAGTATCAAAAGCTTTTGAAAGATCAATGAATGTTCCAATAgcaaaatggttttttttcaaatgcatcCACAATACTATAGTAAGTTGTAAAAGAGCCATTGAAGTATCATATCCTTTTCGAAAGCCATATTGATGGTCAGAAAGAATAttgtgtttaaaataaatttgtatgtcCGATCATAAATGATGCGTCCAAACATTTTGGAGAAAATTGACAGAATGGAGATGGGAGGTAGGCATACAGCATCGGCGACCGTCTTGCAATCCTAAACCATAAACCATGATAGCTCCAAGATTTCTCCTTTGTATTCTTTTAAGCTATAAAGATGTGTCCTTCGTGGTTGGTGATGTTGGTGTTTGCTAATTTGGCCGTCCAAGTCGATAGTTTTGGCGAGGCTATCGAAGATGTTGTTGTCGATGAGAGGTTTCGTAAAGTAGGCAAAGCGTATGTGGACCGCTTTGATATCGTCAATAACGCACTGGATCTATTGATTATAACCGAGGTAagcattaggcctattttaaagcttggttcccactaactTACTGTATGTGTGACATGTGATACAAAGATTAACTTTATTCTTCGTTGAGCATTTCCAAAATTGACTTATTGGCAAGatcaaaatatttgaaaatataaaaagtagctctgtgtttaaaatgttaaaccGTTAGTTCTTACACAAAGAAACTTATAATTTCCTTCCGTCTTATGAAGAATGCCCTTTAGCGCCATTTTAAAAGGTTCATTTCACGGCGCTTATTCTGCAGCTCTACTTTCTgaaaataagtaaattaatttttaaaaaagtaacATTTTTGCTAATATTTCAATGTAATCAATTTTAAACCAGGAGCTCGGGAAGgaaactacattttaaataatgtaaacaatgatatgataaaatattttacaacagGATACGGTAGGAGTCCACGAGATATGGGTGGTTGATTTCGAACCTTACGACATCATTCCGAACATAACGGTTATAGAAATGGATACCGGTGACGTGTTCCCCGAAAACAGTGGCGAATGTTCTAACGTCATAAAAGGAGGGCCATTCATCCAGGACGTGTTTGAGAATGGAGCCCTGTTCGATGACGAGTACAATCTTGAGTGAGTACGAGATGCTAGCCAATTTCAGAATTTATTTACGTGATTTAATAGTCCTAACGAATGAATGTAAAATTCATGCTATTGAGGCGCAAAAGCAGGAAACGCACTTTCGTTAGGACGTGTGGCACCCTAGAACATACAGAAGCAAACAAAACATTCTATACattaattttcataaattaagAGGAAAATAAAGCCAACTGTTATGTTTTTGAAAGCTTTTAAGctttatctacactatcaaacaatttTGGAcctaatatagtagtgatatgacgtcatcgtttccatatatggacaaataACTTTTTGccacatattttatttattttatattacatttttttttcttcaacttGATAGACCGGTTCAATATACAACTCTTGCATTAAAAACCACCGCACCAAAGAAGCTGTTCATGACGTTTTCCAGAGACGATCCATTTATCGTGACTGATGTATATAATGACAATGTTACAAGGCGacaatataaatatgaatttacAGGTAATTTTACTATTAGTTTCCGTgaccatattttaaaatattgagcCGTTAACCAAATAAAATCCTCctgaaaatatgaaatttttCCACAAGGTATTAAACCTAGGAATCCAGTATCGGTATCCGGCAACGTCACGCAAccaaatgcccttccaataattgtgtttgcccccgcctgcgtgaaatcaaacctgcatcattgcgtcgtcggttcccattTGTGATGATTACGCGATAcaacactttgcgtcaatacgtcgctgcgttgcgtcctccttagtgggaaccacgctttatccTCTGTATACACGCCCATTCCCATCTCTCTGTTCAAAATCACAACAGTAATGTGTGTTTTGGGCGAATAATTCATGCAACTGTCGTTCGTTTTACAGACTGAACATAtgctgataaaaaaaaaactaatacaaaatattaaaattgggATTTTTCAGGAGACTTTGAATTAATGTTTAATTGTTCAAATCGACTTGGAAATAGTATTTGGTCTTACGGTGATACGCAGACTCTCATAGAATTCAAGTCAACTGTGTACTTTACAAACGTCCGACCTGTTGACAATACTGACGGAACTAAGGTttgtcttatttatttatttaatcggTATAAAGATTCAAAATACAACTCATTGTTGAAATGAGAGCTTACACAGGAAAATgttaattaacataaaaaccAAGTTTAACAAATAATTAACACATTAAGGCCTAtgatacattaattaattaggcctactgtataattcGTTTTCTTGCGATTTTACAAAATTGATCAAATGGAAAAATTGCTCAAAAAGATGTGTTTTAAGGGATTTTTTTGGTCACGATATGACGTCGTGGTGTCTATGACGTAATTTCTAAACTTTTTTCTAGGGCTTGTCTTTCGTATCCACCAGTGCAAATCTGTACTACAGCATATACCGAATTGCTATGACGAATTTTATCATAAGTTCAGAACCACTGGTAGAGCTCTCAATTGATTACGTGATTATTTCTCCGTATGTCGTTGTAAGTATATTTTCTActtgtattttatttcaataatttcatGCCATCGATATCCGATTTGGAAAAAAACCCATTTGGATAAACCAAATGATGCCATTTAACCTTGCTTTAAATTGGAACGGTCCGATTGTGTAAccatttttcaatttaattaaattgctTAACGTACATAGAAAATTGGGTTGCTCTCTGAGACTACAGCACATTAATGCAATTTGGTGACTATTTAGGCCGAGGTTGCAGTTCCAAACGCCGCTCATATACAAATTCGATTCAGAACAACGATCGAATCACCTGAAGGAGAACTGTTGATCTTTGAGCCTGGGACCATTGAATACGAGCCAATGGATAACAACAACAGTCTAAATACCGATTTTGCAATTGTATCACCGATGAGCGCAATACCATGTGACCAGTAAGTGTAAACATCAAATTCAAATCTTGTATGTATTCTAAAGCCTGGTTCTCACTAGGAAGCAAGGCAAGCGACAGTTCTAATACATCGTTTATGATTTGTCATGTTTGTTACTCGCTTTTACTTAAACTTAATAACGCACTCATgcgtaatattataattttatatgtaATATATTGAAAAGAAGCGACAGTTATAATacatcgcttatgattggtcaaagtTTGTTACTTGCTTTTGCTTAAACTTAATAACGCACTCATGCGtaatattatgattttatatGTAATATATTGAAAAGAAGCGACAGTTatcttatgattggtcaaagtTTGTTACTTGCTTTTGCTTAAACTTAATAACCACTCATgcgtaatattataattttatatgcaATATATTGACAAGAAGCGACAGTaatatgattggtcaaatttacTTGCGTTGCTTAAACTTAATAACGCACTCATGCGTAAAgcaattttatatattatattgacaAATATATTACACATATTCTGTACAATAAAACTTTTAGAACTGGTATATGCGAACAACTTTGGGATTTTGAGTTGGTGTTGGACGTTAGAGAAAATGTTGTTGCCAACAACGAACCAATCGACGCAACCGGAGTATTCAAGTTTATGTTTAGGAAACATCGTTGTACGGATTCCACTACTGTACCAGCCAATTGTGTAGATTTAAACGAACCAGCTCTTACCATAAGTATGGAAATTACTATTCAGGTAGGCGCTTTTCAATGCTTATATATTATGCAATCACCTGACGGATTAATACATAATGAAATTGCTAATTTTAAATGGAAACCCTGGGCAAAAAGATGAGTTTTTAATGATTGTTTTTTAAAGAACATAAGTTAGTACTATTGGCGAATAGACAGTTGTGGGCTGTCGCCATAAGAGTCGGTTGATATAGGCTGATGAAGCAGTAGATTGTCGCCAGATGGTAATCAATTAGGACAATCTATACTTGGGAGCCATCCCGTTTATAGActtataaattaataacaatattttatacttAAATCGtgtcaaaattattatactgcagcaaaataaacataataaaaaccTAATAAATCATGTGCTCTTTCTATATAACCTATCTATTTTCGTCATTTTCTTGAATTTACTCGTCACGAAAAATGCATAGGcctaatagggaggtttcgcaaccttacgaatataatataattatacctttattgaaagtaatttactaaagtaatttactaaaatgccagggcagttttgataaatagcagccaagcaccaagcaacacgtacctgcgcttcctCAAATTGAcacgcagtcatattttggacggcgccctcaatatttcgttgccatgcgaaacagatttttactggcttacaaaAAACGaatgcgtgacgtatccgttgtcgttatcgtattcgtaaggttgcgaaacctccctaa from Antedon mediterranea chromosome 5, ecAntMedi1.1, whole genome shotgun sequence carries:
- the LOC140049239 gene encoding uncharacterized protein gives rise to the protein MCPSWLVMLVFANLAVQVDSFGEAIEDVVVDERFRKVGKAYVDRFDIVNNALDLLIITEDTVGVHEIWVVDFEPYDIIPNITVIEMDTGDVFPENSGECSNVIKGGPFIQDVFENGALFDDEYNLEPVQYTTLALKTTAPKKLFMTFSRDDPFIVTDVYNDNVTRRQYKYEFTGDFELMFNCSNRLGNSIWSYGDTQTLIEFKSTVYFTNVRPVDNTDGTKGLSFVSTSANLYYSIYRIAMTNFIISSEPLVELSIDYVIISPYVVAEVAVPNAAHIQIRFRTTIESPEGELLIFEPGTIEYEPMDNNNSLNTDFAIVSPMSAIPCDQTGICEQLWDFELVLDVRENVVANNEPIDATGVFKFMFRKHRCTDSTTVPANCVDLNEPALTISMEITIQTVVTVADSETDKPQIMVVSLTGYQNDNLIQNGGTVRGVNHMEKVKYKVRYTPTFLYDRYELMLTLFMVCRGITWADEPEGCLAANVVNRYIAYYHDDFEFSYKEEGVETVYNLDSLMGDAWSPEGDNTTQQVLTFNGAEPSDSTIYRMDFVNTALSSERDQYVITTVFRLVAKTERKRREISSDDLDSKPLILNTVPANVHHVDTRSIDDSLEYPAELTIPFEFAGCPENAHFVADELNCECSDARQQYSDSTFQCETIFTLELPLDETDDDITGSGTTRVHISSLAISFQLFVFITLKYK